The following coding sequences lie in one Variovorax terrae genomic window:
- a CDS encoding multidrug effflux MFS transporter, which translates to MNSHFLRTALVLGLLSAIGPFAIDMYLPALPSIGQSLGASTGAVQASLMAFFISLGIGQIVYGPVSDMVGRKAPLYFGLLLFAAGSIGCALAPDIHTLVVLRFVQGLGACAGMVVPRAVVRDLHTGHDAARLMSLLMLVFSVSPILAPLTGSLLIESLGWRSVFWAVTVAAALGLALLATSLPETRPPEQRVDSSVASALAAYGVLLRDRHFLGLVFIGAFGIASFFAYLANSSFVLIDHYGLTPRQYSLAFAANAASFIGVSQFTGRLSARFGLVPVVKVAVVGYAGVMLLLLVLNLAGVQRLDVLLALLFVGYGFLGLVVPTTAVLALEEHGTIAGTASALMGTLQFVTGALVMAIVGLFVDGSVRPMVAGIAGSALVAYALTRITLRGVRATL; encoded by the coding sequence ATGAACTCGCATTTCCTGCGAACCGCGCTAGTGCTCGGTTTGCTCTCGGCCATCGGCCCCTTCGCCATCGACATGTACCTGCCCGCGCTGCCGTCCATCGGCCAGAGCCTGGGCGCCTCCACGGGCGCGGTGCAGGCCAGCCTGATGGCGTTCTTCATCTCGCTGGGCATCGGCCAGATCGTCTATGGGCCGGTGTCCGACATGGTGGGGCGCAAGGCGCCGCTGTACTTCGGCCTGCTGCTGTTCGCCGCCGGCAGCATCGGCTGCGCGCTGGCGCCCGACATCCACACGCTGGTGGTGCTGCGCTTCGTGCAGGGCCTGGGCGCCTGTGCCGGCATGGTGGTGCCGCGCGCCGTGGTGCGCGACCTGCACACCGGCCATGACGCGGCGCGCCTGATGTCGCTTTTGATGCTGGTGTTCAGCGTCTCGCCCATCCTGGCGCCGCTGACCGGCAGCCTGCTGATCGAGTCGCTGGGCTGGCGCAGTGTGTTCTGGGCCGTGACAGTGGCCGCCGCCCTGGGCCTGGCGCTGCTGGCCACCAGCCTGCCCGAGACGCGGCCGCCCGAGCAGCGGGTGGACAGCAGCGTGGCCAGCGCGCTCGCAGCCTATGGCGTGCTGCTGCGCGACCGGCATTTCCTGGGGCTGGTGTTCATCGGCGCCTTCGGCATCGCGAGCTTCTTCGCCTACCTGGCCAATTCGTCCTTCGTGCTGATCGACCACTACGGGCTCACGCCGCGCCAGTACAGCCTCGCGTTCGCGGCGAACGCGGCGTCGTTCATCGGCGTCTCGCAGTTCACGGGCCGGCTGAGCGCGCGCTTCGGGCTGGTGCCGGTGGTGAAGGTAGCCGTGGTCGGCTACGCCGGCGTGATGTTGCTGCTGCTGGTGCTCAACCTCGCCGGCGTGCAGCGGCTGGATGTGCTGCTGGCCCTGCTGTTCGTGGGCTACGGCTTCCTCGGCCTGGTGGTGCCGACCACCGCCGTGCTGGCGCTGGAGGAGCATGGCACGATCGCCGGCACGGCCTCGGCACTGATGGGCACGCTGCAGTTCGTCACCGGCGCGCTGGTGATGGCCATCGTCGGCCTGTTCGTGGACGGCAGCGTACGGCCGATGGTAGCGGGGATCGCCGGCTCGGCGCTGGTGGCTTATGCCCTGACGCGCATCACGTTGCGGGGTGTGCGCGCAACGCTCTGA
- a CDS encoding dienelactone hydrolase family protein, with protein sequence MLICALWPVWAAAASPEEVHFPSLDGTTLKGWLFKPASPAPHATVVALHGCGGLYATTGARKGELNARHQAMADWLVGEGCAVLFPDSLTPRGERELCTQKIGQRRIDQTQRRADALGAGAWVLAQPWAAPQRLALLGWSHGGSAVLAATDATRREVAAQPWRFALGVAFYPGCSAALKSGYRPATRLAMMLGELDDWTPPGPCIELGQAVGAEVNVYPGSYHDFDNPIGSVRLRADVPNGTHPGQGVHAGRNPVAREQAYARLKELLREALR encoded by the coding sequence ATGCTGATTTGTGCGCTGTGGCCGGTCTGGGCCGCGGCGGCGTCGCCTGAAGAGGTCCACTTCCCCAGCCTGGATGGCACCACCCTGAAAGGCTGGTTGTTCAAGCCGGCCTCGCCTGCGCCCCACGCCACCGTGGTGGCCCTGCACGGTTGTGGCGGTCTCTATGCCACCACCGGCGCGCGCAAGGGCGAGCTCAATGCCCGGCATCAGGCCATGGCCGACTGGCTGGTGGGCGAGGGCTGCGCGGTGCTGTTTCCCGACAGCCTCACGCCGCGCGGCGAGCGGGAGCTGTGCACCCAGAAGATCGGCCAGCGCCGCATCGACCAGACCCAGCGCCGCGCTGACGCGCTGGGCGCGGGCGCCTGGGTGCTGGCCCAGCCCTGGGCCGCACCGCAGCGGCTGGCGCTGCTGGGCTGGTCGCATGGCGGCAGCGCCGTGCTCGCAGCCACCGATGCCACGCGCCGCGAGGTGGCGGCCCAGCCCTGGCGGTTCGCGCTGGGCGTGGCCTTCTACCCGGGTTGCAGCGCCGCGCTCAAGAGCGGCTACCGGCCCGCCACGCGGCTGGCGATGATGCTCGGTGAGCTGGACGACTGGACGCCGCCCGGCCCCTGCATCGAGCTGGGCCAGGCGGTGGGCGCCGAGGTCAACGTCTATCCCGGCAGCTACCACGACTTCGACAACCCAATAGGCAGCGTGCGCCTGCGCGCCGACGTGCCCAACGGCACGCACCCGGGGCAGGGCGTGCATGCCGGGCGCAACCCGGTGGCACGCGAGCAGGCCTATGCGCGGCTGAAGGAGTTGCTGCGGGAGGCGCTGCGCTGA
- the alaS gene encoding alanine--tRNA ligase, with protein MSTPTFTVADIRKTFLDFFASKGHTIVASSSLVPANDPTLMFTNSGMVQFKDVFLGTDKRPYVRAASVQACLRAGGKHNDLENVGYTARHHTFFEMLGNWSFGDYFKRESLKWAWELLTEVYKLPADRLLATVYAEDDEAYDIWTKEIGLPPERVIRIGDNKGGRYKSDNFWMMADTGPCGPCSEIFYDHGDHIPGGPPGSPGEDGDRFIEIWNNVFMQFDMAADGSVTKLPAPCVDTGMGLERLAAILQHVHSNYEIDLFAALIKAASRETGEKDLQNKSLRVIADHIRATAFLVADGVIPGNEGRGYVQRRIIRRAIRHGYKLGQKKPFFHKLVPDLVALMGEAYPKLKADEKRITEVLKAEEERFFETLANGMEILDAALANGAQVLPGDVAFKLHDTYGFPLDLSADVCRERGVSVDEAGFNAAMEKQKAAGRAAGKFKMDRALEYSGAGNTFTGYDELAHASQVVALYAEGTPVAELKAGQDGVVVLDTTPFYAESGGQVGDQGVIAGGGARFAVADTQKIKADVFGHHGRLAEGTLKLGDAVTAQVDTAVRAATMRNHSVTHLMHKALREVLGDHVQQKGSLVDADKTRFDFTHNAPVSDAQIREIETKVNAEVLANAATQARVMDIESAQKTGAVMLFGEKYGDTVRVLDIGSSRELCGGTHVQRTGDIGLFKIVSESGVAAGVRRVEAVTGANALAYLQQLEATVQQAAGTLKAPAAELQGRLHQVLDQVRTLEKEVAQLKGKLASSQGDELMSQAVDVKGIKVLAARLEGADAKTLRETMDKLKDKFKTAAIVLAAVDGGKVQIAAGVTADSMGRLKAGELVNFVASQVGGKGGGKPDMAMAGGTDAAGLPAALKSVQGWVAERL; from the coding sequence ATGAGCACTCCCACTTTTACCGTTGCCGACATCCGCAAGACGTTTCTCGACTTCTTCGCTTCCAAGGGCCACACCATCGTGGCGTCCAGCTCGCTGGTGCCCGCCAACGACCCCACGCTGATGTTCACCAACTCGGGCATGGTGCAGTTCAAGGACGTGTTCCTCGGCACCGACAAGCGCCCCTACGTGCGCGCCGCCTCGGTCCAGGCCTGCCTGCGCGCCGGCGGCAAGCACAACGACCTGGAGAACGTGGGCTACACCGCGCGGCATCACACCTTCTTCGAAATGCTGGGCAACTGGAGCTTTGGCGACTACTTCAAGCGCGAGAGCCTGAAGTGGGCCTGGGAGCTGCTGACCGAGGTCTACAAGCTGCCCGCCGACCGCCTGCTGGCCACCGTCTATGCCGAGGACGATGAGGCCTACGACATCTGGACGAAAGAAATCGGCCTGCCGCCCGAGCGCGTGATCCGCATCGGCGACAACAAGGGCGGGCGCTACAAGTCCGACAACTTCTGGATGATGGCCGACACCGGCCCCTGCGGCCCCTGCAGCGAAATCTTCTACGACCACGGCGACCACATCCCCGGCGGCCCCCCGGGCAGCCCGGGCGAAGACGGCGACCGCTTCATCGAGATCTGGAACAACGTGTTCATGCAGTTCGACATGGCGGCCGACGGCAGCGTCACCAAGCTGCCCGCGCCCTGTGTAGACACCGGCATGGGGCTGGAGCGGCTGGCGGCCATCCTGCAGCATGTGCACAGCAACTACGAGATCGACCTGTTCGCTGCCCTCATCAAGGCGGCGTCCCGCGAAACCGGCGAGAAGGATCTGCAGAACAAGAGCCTGCGCGTGATTGCCGACCACATCCGCGCCACCGCCTTCCTGGTGGCCGATGGCGTGATCCCGGGCAACGAAGGCCGCGGCTACGTGCAGCGCCGCATCATCCGCCGCGCCATCCGCCACGGCTACAAGCTGGGCCAGAAGAAGCCTTTCTTCCACAAGCTGGTGCCCGACCTCGTGGCGCTGATGGGTGAGGCCTATCCCAAGCTCAAGGCCGACGAGAAGCGCATCACCGAGGTGCTCAAAGCCGAGGAAGAGCGCTTCTTCGAGACGCTGGCCAATGGCATGGAGATTTTAGACGCGGCCCTGGCCAACGGCGCCCAGGTGCTGCCCGGCGACGTGGCCTTCAAGCTGCACGACACCTACGGCTTCCCGCTCGACCTGTCGGCCGACGTCTGCCGCGAGCGCGGCGTGAGCGTGGACGAGGCCGGCTTCAACGCCGCGATGGAAAAGCAGAAGGCCGCCGGCCGCGCCGCCGGCAAGTTCAAGATGGACCGTGCGCTGGAGTACAGCGGCGCCGGCAACACCTTCACCGGCTATGACGAGCTGGCGCATGCCAGCCAGGTGGTGGCGCTGTATGCCGAGGGCACGCCCGTGGCTGAGCTCAAGGCCGGCCAGGATGGCGTGGTGGTGCTGGACACGACGCCGTTCTATGCGGAAAGCGGCGGCCAGGTGGGCGACCAGGGCGTGATCGCCGGCGGCGGCGCGCGCTTCGCGGTGGCCGATACGCAGAAGATCAAGGCCGACGTGTTCGGCCACCATGGCAGGCTGGCCGAAGGCACGCTCAAGCTTGGCGACGCGGTGACGGCGCAGGTGGACACGGCCGTGCGCGCGGCCACCATGCGCAACCACAGCGTGACCCACCTGATGCACAAGGCCTTGCGCGAGGTGCTGGGCGACCATGTGCAGCAAAAGGGCTCGCTGGTCGATGCCGACAAGACGCGTTTCGACTTCACCCACAACGCGCCGGTGAGCGACGCCCAGATCCGCGAGATCGAAACCAAGGTCAACGCCGAAGTGCTGGCCAATGCCGCCACCCAGGCGCGCGTGATGGACATCGAGTCGGCCCAGAAGACCGGCGCGGTGATGCTGTTCGGTGAAAAGTACGGCGACACCGTGCGCGTGCTCGACATCGGCAGCAGCCGCGAGCTCTGCGGCGGCACCCATGTGCAGCGCACCGGCGATATCGGCCTGTTCAAGATCGTCTCGGAAAGCGGCGTGGCCGCTGGCGTGCGCCGCGTGGAAGCCGTCACCGGCGCCAACGCGCTGGCCTACCTGCAGCAGCTCGAGGCCACGGTGCAGCAGGCGGCGGGCACGCTCAAGGCGCCGGCCGCCGAGCTGCAGGGCCGTCTCCACCAGGTGCTGGACCAGGTGCGCACGCTGGAGAAGGAAGTGGCCCAGCTCAAAGGCAAGCTGGCTTCCTCGCAGGGCGACGAACTGATGAGCCAGGCCGTGGACGTCAAGGGCATCAAGGTGCTGGCAGCGCGCCTCGAAGGCGCCGACGCCAAGACCCTGCGCGAGACCATGGACAAGCTGAAAGACAAATTCAAGACCGCGGCCATCGTGCTGGCGGCCGTCGATGGTGGCAAGGTGCAGATTGCCGCCGGCGTCACTGCCGACAGCATGGGCCGGCTCAAGGCCGGCGAGCTGGTGAACTTCGTCGCGAGCCAAGTGGGCGGCAAGGGCGGCGGCAAGCCCGACATGGCCATGGCCGGCGGCACCGACGCCGCGGGCCTGCCGGCTGCGCTGAAGTCGGTGCAGGGCTGGGTGGCCGAGCGCCTCTGA
- a CDS encoding NAD-dependent succinate-semialdehyde dehydrogenase yields MDMKTSPLALLKDPSLLKTDALINGQWVQGASRFDVNDPSTGRKLADVANLGPADAEAAIAAANAAWPAWRSKTAKERSIILRKWFDLLMAHQEDLGRIMTAEQGKPFAEAKGEVAYGASFVEWFAEEAKRVNGETLPHFDNNRRLMVIRQPIGVCAAITPWNFPLAMITRKVAPALAAGCPVVIKPAELTPLTALAAAELALRAGIPAGVLNLLPADGANSIAVGKVFCASDTVRHISFTGSTEVGRILMAQSAPTVKKLALELGGNAPFIVFDDADIDSAVEGALASKYRNAGQTCVCANRFYVQDGVYDAFVAKFAAKVQAFKVGNGFEDGVVQGPLIEDAAIDKVQRHVDDAVAKGGKVVAGGHRLPGQFFEPTVVAEATADMLCAREETFGPFAPVFRFKTEQEAIDAANNTEFGLASYFYSRDVGRIFRVGEALEYGMVGINVGIIATEHVPFGGVKQSGLGREGSHHGMDEYVEMKYLCLGDILK; encoded by the coding sequence GTGGACATGAAGACTTCCCCCCTCGCCCTGCTCAAGGACCCCAGCCTGCTCAAGACCGATGCGCTGATCAATGGCCAATGGGTGCAGGGCGCCAGCCGCTTCGACGTGAACGACCCTTCCACCGGCCGCAAGCTGGCCGACGTGGCCAACCTCGGCCCGGCCGATGCCGAGGCCGCCATCGCCGCCGCCAACGCCGCTTGGCCGGCCTGGCGCAGCAAGACCGCCAAGGAGCGCAGCATCATCCTGCGCAAGTGGTTCGACCTGCTGATGGCCCACCAGGAGGACCTGGGCCGCATCATGACCGCCGAGCAGGGCAAGCCGTTCGCCGAAGCCAAGGGCGAAGTGGCCTACGGCGCGAGCTTCGTGGAGTGGTTTGCCGAGGAGGCCAAGCGCGTCAACGGCGAGACCCTGCCCCATTTCGACAACAACCGCCGCCTGATGGTGATCCGCCAGCCGATCGGCGTGTGCGCCGCCATCACGCCCTGGAATTTCCCGCTGGCCATGATCACGCGCAAGGTGGCGCCGGCGCTGGCGGCCGGCTGCCCGGTGGTGATCAAGCCCGCCGAGCTCACGCCGCTGACGGCGCTGGCCGCTGCCGAGCTGGCCCTGCGTGCCGGCATCCCGGCCGGCGTGCTGAACCTGCTGCCTGCCGACGGCGCCAACAGCATCGCCGTGGGCAAGGTGTTCTGCGCCAGCGACACGGTGCGCCACATCAGCTTCACCGGCAGCACGGAAGTCGGCCGCATCCTGATGGCGCAGAGCGCTCCCACGGTCAAGAAGCTGGCGCTCGAGCTCGGCGGCAACGCCCCCTTCATCGTGTTCGACGATGCCGACATCGACTCGGCCGTCGAGGGCGCGCTTGCCAGCAAGTACCGCAACGCCGGCCAGACCTGCGTCTGCGCCAACCGCTTCTATGTGCAGGACGGCGTGTACGACGCCTTCGTGGCGAAGTTCGCTGCCAAGGTCCAGGCCTTCAAGGTCGGCAACGGCTTCGAGGACGGCGTGGTGCAGGGCCCGCTGATCGAGGATGCCGCCATCGACAAGGTGCAGCGCCACGTGGACGACGCTGTGGCCAAGGGCGGCAAGGTGGTGGCCGGCGGCCACAGGCTGCCGGGCCAGTTCTTCGAGCCCACCGTGGTGGCCGAGGCCACGGCCGACATGCTGTGCGCCCGCGAGGAAACCTTCGGCCCGTTCGCCCCGGTGTTCCGCTTCAAGACCGAGCAGGAGGCCATTGACGCGGCGAACAACACCGAGTTCGGCCTGGCCAGCTACTTCTACAGCCGCGACGTGGGCCGCATCTTCCGCGTGGGCGAGGCGCTGGAGTACGGCATGGTGGGCATCAACGTGGGCATCATCGCCACCGAGCATGTGCCGTTCGGCGGCGTCAAGCAGTCGGGCCTGGGGCGCGAAGGCTCGCACCACGGCATGGATGAGTATGTTGAAATGAAGTACCTTTGCCTCGGAGACATTCTCAAATGA